The sequence below is a genomic window from Barnesiella propionica.
ATTTTTTAGTTCAACATTATTGTTTTCAATCGATTGATGAAGCAAAGTTCAGCAAATGGTGAAAAATAAATTAGGGGAGTAGATCACCTATTCCCCTATAAATTATTAGTAAGTTGCTGATTTACAAATAACCTCTATTTTTACTTTCTATTTTAATGGCGACTATCAATTCATTTAGAAACTCTGTCAGTTTTGTTGCCTTGCGTTTAAAAACATCATCCCTTTTCTTGTATATATCCGCAAACTTAAAATTCATTCCTTTCTCAAATACCCGTGTCAGTTCAGAAAAGTTCACAGGGTTGCCAACCTTGTTCCTTACAGCATGAGAATAGAACAAGCCGCAAATTAATTCCATTATATCAATCATATCCACATCATTGGCTAAATAAACATCAGATTCAAAACTATCCTCTGTGTTTAGTGGGAAGGAATCAGGATTATCTAAGCGAAATTGTACCACTCTAAAAGTAGAATCCAATATATTCAATAGTTTAGCCAATAACAACCGGATTTCAAGTAAAGAATTATCATTTTTAATTTCTAGCCGCATGCTCAATTCTTTTATCTCTGCTGCCGTGTAATTTATGGTAAAACATAATAGTATAATATTCTGTTCCTCCTGACAAAATAAAAAGAGTTGTCGTACAAAATCATCATAAGCTATTGATAACTCTATACGGTCAATCTCTTTGCCATTAGCAGAACAAGAGAGCAGGTTGAATAACTTTGTTTCTAAAAAACGTTTCACTTACACTTTAAATAGTTACGTTACATACATAATCATATCTTTCTTTTTTTTGCAACTATAAAAATTTCACTGCTGGACGTGAAATTGTTCTTGCCAAGTAATTTTCTATAAATAGAAATTTTACAGAATCCGACCTTTTTTAATACATCTATTATTTCTTTTTCTGAATAATATCTCTCCCAAATAATGAAATGTTTAATTGTTCCTTCGAGTATCAAATTATATTGGTATGCGAATACTTTATTCTTTGGATAATGGAATGTTTGACTTAAAAGCAGATATTCGCTTTCATTCCAAAAACCACCATGAGGCGCATATTCCCAACTTTGATTTTCCTGTCTATCATTAATAATACCTTCTGAAAAAACATCAAAAATAAAAACTCCATCATCAGTCAAAGAACAATATATACTATTCAGTAATCGGTCACGATCACTATCAGAATGTGTTCCCATATCGCAATAGATCATGATTATAGTATTATAGTTACCTTTGGGATAATTATTAATGTAGTCATTCAGAATGTATTCGACTCCATCCTGTTTTCTCCTTGCATACTCTATCGAAGCCTTATTAAAGTCAATACCTGTTACAATATAATTTTCATTTGTGAAAAGCGAAGTATATAATCCCGGACCACATCCCAAATCAAGTAAATGACTTTCAGGTTTTGAATGTTTAAGAACAAAATTCACTATCTTTAAAATAGACTCTTGCTTTCGGCTAGCTCCATCAGACTGTAAATCAAGATGCTTTTTTAGTATTTGTTGCTGAATATAAGGATCAGTCCAAATATTATGATTGGACTTTTCGAATAAAGCGGGCTTTTTGTTGATGATTCTCATTTGTATTCTGAATATTTGTTATTAGAAAATCCCATAGTAGGATATGAAATACAACTATCCGTTACAAACATGAAAATTCACGCACCTTTTTCGGGCTAAAGACAATATTACAAAAACGTTGGAAATGATACGCAAACGAGTAACAGAAAGGTTTTCTGCTACATCTAAAAGTTTGTATGGATAGAATATCCGTGTATCTACATATAGAAAGTATTGATTCAGTGGGCTAAAATAGTGATTCCTTTTTAAATAGAGATATATTTTAATGTTTTTCTGAAAACAAATTTGACGGGCAACTCTTTTTCGTATTTCGGTAAAACATTCTATAGATAAACTGAATACATGTCTGAATGTTTCTTTCGCTAGAAATGGAACTTCTTAGCTGGTTTTATTCTATATCCTCTAAATCTTCAACGTCTATGTAACGATTATGTAATTCACTCATAGGCATTGTATAAAAGGGTTTAAGCCTAAAGGATGAGATTAGACATTAGTAGCTTTACTATGCCACTTCCAGACAGTTTTTAAAACGGCTCTTGATTCTTCTTTCATTTGCCGATGAAAATAGAATCAATACGTTTATAAACCATTAAAATTAAAAGTATGGAAGTAGTAACCATTGAAAAGAGAACCTTTTCGTATGTCTGCGAACGATTCACTGAGTTTGCCAAACGGATAGAAAGTTTGTGCAGCACTCATACACAAAAAGTAGAAAACTGGCTGGATAGTCAGGCTGTGTGCCTATTATTGGGCTTTAGTAAACGAACGCTGCAATATTATCGGAGTAGCGGAAGATTGTCTTATTCTCAAATAGGCAGTAAGATTTATTATAAATCTGCTGATATTGAAAGAATTATTGCAGACAGTGAAAAACTGAATCAATCACCCAAACAAACCACGCCTTATGAAAAGAACTAAAGAAGATTATCCGTCCTTCAACCTGTTTTCCATTGTCGGCACATGGGAAAGCG
It includes:
- a CDS encoding methyltransferase domain-containing protein, encoding MRIINKKPALFEKSNHNIWTDPYIQQQILKKHLDLQSDGASRKQESILKIVNFVLKHSKPESHLLDLGCGPGLYTSLFTNENYIVTGIDFNKASIEYARRKQDGVEYILNDYINNYPKGNYNTIIMIYCDMGTHSDSDRDRLLNSIYCSLTDDGVFIFDVFSEGIINDRQENQSWEYAPHGGFWNESEYLLLSQTFHYPKNKVFAYQYNLILEGTIKHFIIWERYYSEKEIIDVLKKVGFCKISIYRKLLGKNNFTSSSEIFIVAKKRKI
- a CDS encoding helix-turn-helix domain-containing protein, giving the protein MEVVTIEKRTFSYVCERFTEFAKRIESLCSTHTQKVENWLDSQAVCLLLGFSKRTLQYYRSSGRLSYSQIGSKIYYKSADIERIIADSEKLNQSPKQTTPYEKN